Below is a genomic region from Rhinolophus sinicus isolate RSC01 linkage group LG11, ASM3656204v1, whole genome shotgun sequence.
gaaggaaggaaggaaaagcttCCAAATTTGCATAGGActttccagagaaaagaaaactgtgggATCATGTCTTAACTCACTATATGAGGTTAGCATGACCAGCATACCAAAAATTGACTGGGAAagtaaaagaagggaaaattataCTTCAATCTCACTCAGGCAGATAAACAGAAAACTctcaaacaaaataatagcagACTTCATTTATTGATCTATAAAACTACTTAATGCATGATGACAAACTTTGTTGTATTCAGTAAGATTTGTTTAATATAAAGATACACCAATGTtactaaatatattaataaactataaggagaaatatcatatgatcatattaatatagaaaattattttaaatttaacatatattaatgatttttaacatatattaatgatttaaaaatagagaacttACTAATCTCATAAAAGGCTTATAGAGTAAGCATCATACTTATTGCAGTTGTTTTGAAACTATTCCCTGTAAGTTcagaagcaaaataataatgtttGTTTTACTTATCTCTATCTAACATTACACTGTTGTTCCTAGGCAGTAcaagaagacaaggaaaaaaacaatgaggactgaaaaaaaaaataccattgataTTTTATTTGCACAGTATATCATTTTCTCTataaagaatccaaaagaatctaCAGATAAATTGTTATAATTAATAGAATAATCAGGCATGGCTGTTGGATGATATAAATCAATTCCAAAGTCACTGTGAATTCAGTTTCTGGCCATAATGGGAGAACAGGGATGGTACTTATACTCTGACCTCAGACAACtggaaaactgaacaaaatatatgaagcaatgGTTTTCATACATCGGACAAAAGGCAGTACAAAACAGTGGTCCCTGAGGGAAGGGAACCAAATGAGGTGAGCCACAAGCACCCCTGCTCACTGCCTAGGGCAAGTTCCCAGGGCACAGGATGAGGAGAGGGAACCCAAACAGAACCTGTGATCATCCTGAATTGAAAAGGCAGAGGCCATAATTTGGGACATAGTACCAAAGAGGAAGAACCTACAACGAGAGGGGACTTCTTTTTTGTATCTGAAGGTGGATATTGTTAAACCTTTTGCTGTCTACTAATCTTTGCATGATACGAGAAACCTACCCAAAGCCAAGGGAAGAACCACCAGCAATGAGTGAACTCTAGAAGTAACACAGCGCCCAAAATAGTTCACGCTCTCAGCAGCCAGAAAGGAAAGACCTCTAACACAGACAGACAACTGTGTCTGTCCTCGGGAGAGTATAACCTCAGTCGTGGTATAAAGTGACCCTATACTTCAGCTTGTTCTAGATACAACCTTACAATTCTTAAAGGAAAGCCTCAAAAGATCAAATAAATTCCAAACAATTTAACTGTGTTTTAGAACAAAGTACAGagacatttaaaggaaaataaaaatatccaacaGAAATTCATGTCCATAatccaataaaaatgtttctaggcATGCCAAGAGGCAGAAGAGTTTCCAGGCCACAGCACAAGGAAGGGAAACCCAAACAAGCCACAacgaggagaaaaatcaatcaacagGAATATATACAGACAACATAGATGATATAATTAGGATATAAGCACATTAAAATAGCCATTATAAATACACTTCACCTGTTCAAGAGGATAAAGGAAAGCTGAAATACGGTaaggaaagaaactaaagatacaaaaataCCCAATTCAAActacaaagtgatgaaaaatacgatctctacaatgaaaaataaactggatGAAATCAATAACAGATTAGACACCGCAAGaggaaaagtgagaaaaaaataaaagaaataaagatatattcaGTCATGCAAATGATAAAAGAATTCatcaggaacagaaaaaaagaactacaaGCAAAGTAAAGATATAAActaaggaaaaaagtaataaaaatgagagtagaaatcaatgaaaagaaaacagaaaaatagagaaaataaggaaatcaaaAGCTGATTCAAAAATGTATCAGTAAGATTGATAAATTTCTATTTAGGCTGatcatgaaagaagaaagaagatacaACTTATCAATGTAAAAACAAGAAAGGGATGACATTATTACTGATACTACagacatcaaaaaaacaaaaacataacatcTTGAATATATTTCATGTCAATACATTTGACtacttagatgaaatggagatTTTTTGAAAGATTTGTGTTGCCAAGttcacacaagaagaaacagataaactaACTAGTTACTTGCAAAAGAAATTGATTTTGTAGtttaaaaccttcccacaaagaaaacaacagaacCACTGGTTTTGCCagtgaattataccaaacatttaaagaagaaatattacaaATTCTACCAAACTCTTTTAGAAAGCTGAAGCAGAACTTTCCCCAACTAATTATTcaagcattaccctgataccaaaaaaattacaaataaaaaaaaatgctacaaatcaaaatcactcatgatcatagatacaaaaaatgcttttaaaaatattagtaaagtgAATgcagctatattttttaaatgtattatttccaaGTTAAGTTTGTTACAGAAATGCAAGTTAGTACAACATTCAATTGATCAATCCTCCTCAAGTGTCAAGGCTTGAAAGACAAACACTCAGACTATCACAGAATGAAGTGAACTAAAGATAAATAACAAGTGAATGCAATGTGAATCCTGCatcctacatttttaaaaaacgaatTAACCCTCTCTgataaggacacctgtcattcAGACATGCAGAGAGAGAAGGccacatgaagacacagggagaaaaaaaggagcGAGGTCTCAGAGAAAGCAACTCTTTTGACACATTGATCTCAAACTTATAgtctccataactgtgagaaaataaagtcctgttgtgtaagccacccactCTGTGATACTCTGCTATGGCAGTCCTTCCAGTGAattaataaaacaagagaaatgagATGATAGatataaaaacactttaaaaattaaactattctAATGTAAAGTAATATTGCCCAAATTAACGATAAAAGTAATGCTGAACCCATATCTCAATATGCTCAATGCATCTCCTCTATTCACTCATTGGTATGGAGTCCTTAGATGTTGGGCAATTGAACCTAAATAACTAAGATAAATGAGATACTTTCTGAAATGCAAACTGAAGTGTGAATCACTTCATCTTTTCTCAGAAGATTTCACCAATATAACCCTCAGTGCacatccagaaaacaaaaatcccttcTTTTTTCGAATTCCCAGAGCTCTTTCTGTGCATACCTTGGgttatcattttgcatttttgtccTATTTTCTGATAACTGTGTAGCAAAATACAGCCCACAGATCAAATTCTGCCCACCAGTTGTCTTGATATGGCCCACaagaatttttacaatattttaaatggttgaaaaatcaaaataataatattgtatgactTGTGGAAATTTCATGAATTCAAATTGAAGTGTCCGTAAATTAAGATGTATTGGTATTAGTCACACTCATTCTTTTATGTAATGTCTGTGGCTGCTTTAGTGCtgcaatggcagagctgagtagctgtGACTTAGATTACACGACCCAcaaggcctaaaatatttactatctggcctatAAGACTGTCCATTTCCCGAGGTGGTGGCCATAACTAAACACAACTCTGATACTTCCACAATGCCTTCAGCGAAGTGGATGCCCACAAAATGATCACCAGTAACTTTATGTTAGAAAAGGCTGGGTATAAAGATAAAGTGGGccacattaaaggaaaaatttgaACACTAGCTTTGTAACTGAGGATACTGGGATAAAATGCAGCGATACTTAGGGGGAGAGTGATGTCCACAGTTAACGGGGGCCCATTTTCCTATATCTCATGTGGATTTTTCACCTTCATCATTCTCAAATTTCTCATTCCTGCACACCCTCCTCTGCACTCTCAACAATGGGCACCCCATCATGTTTCACAGAAAAAACTGTGGACCATTGGATGCTCTCCAACTTCTGATCCCCAACTTCCAAATGTAAATCAACTAAATGTAAATCAACTGACTTActgaagagacaaagagaagaaagcaaagttCCCCTTTGGGAATTCTTGAAGACAGTGAGAAGACCCACTCCTCCTTCCCTTACCTAACCCTTCTTAAACTTTTCTTGCCCCCGTTTTACTTTATTTAGGTTTGTTGGCACAGGCGAGGTGCACTCACAGACGATGCCGGTTTACAAGGGTTGAGtaggccctgggggagggggagtacAAGAAGACAGACTTGAGGGTAACATCTGCACAACAGATTGACCATCCTGATGACCCAAAATAGACATAGAACTGTGTCATCTTTCATTGGCTTAGCTAAGAAAATTGCTTTCCTCTAATTAACTATGTCTTTGATATTTTATACACTTATCTCATTGTTTaattgcttattttgttttgcaggtttcagagaaaaagtttgctgaattttcagaaattagacagttttatttattttatttatttatttattttcagaaattagaCAGTTTTGAATAAGACCccatatatatgtaacatttcTTGTCAACTTATTTAAACACTATTTAGCGGTAAGTGAATTTCAGATTTTCCTTAGCCAATGATGTCATTGTATACAAACAATCTTTGGTTATATCCTTATTACAGTAAACAAGAACTTTAGTTGCTGTTTCGCCActtaattattttgattactcAGACAGACTTTGTATGTCCACACATAGTAGGTCCTACAGAAAGACATTTAATCTTCTTTGATCACAATCTCCTCAGAATATTGTCTCATACAATTACTGGATGTGGCTACATACATCAGACATTATTTTACCTGAGTATTCATATATGAAAATCATTTTGTTCCCAATGGCACTACAATAACCTTGTACAAACTTTGGATGAATAAGACCCAGTGTTACAAATTGAGATCCATGAGTAGGTCCATGATTACAAGCAATGCGACAAATCAAAACAGTAAATGGTATTTTCTGCAATTACTCTCAGGCCATATGAATGGAGATTAAGTCTGGTAAGTTGTGTTACAGCAGTGCTTACGTCCTCTGAACATGCTCCTGTGACATAAAAATGCCCCCGCATCTCACACCCCAAGCCAACCACTCAGCCTCCGACCCAGCATCACCAGCACACGGTTCATCTTCCTGGTTGTCATGGCAACACAGTTGCTGCCTGTCATATCTGAGTTGGGTGGGAGAAAACACAGGCAAAGCTCTTTTCTCTAAGTGATGCTCATGAGTCATCAAATTGCCAATTTTGACGTGAATCCAGATAATTTCCTTAATAGTTTCTGCCACGCCCCCTTCACCTCCTTATTCCTTACACTGTAAATCATGGGGTTCAGCATGGGTGTCAAAATGGCATAGAAGAGAGAGATCAACTTCTCCTGGAGGACAGAGGGGCCGGAGCGGGGCTGGATGTAAGTGACAATGGCCATGCCGTAGCACAGGACAACCACGGTGAGGTGAGAGGCACAGGTCTGAAAggctttctttcttccctctgtggACTGGATCTTTAGGATGGTGGCGATGATCTGTACATAGGACAAGAGTACCAGGCAGAATGGGGTCATCAGCAGGACGATGCTAGAAACCATGATTGCAATCTCGTTGGAGGAGGTGTCCACACAGGCCAGCCTGACCACAGCTAGGAGTTCGCAGGATATGTGGTCAATAAACTTGGTGCACATAGGCAGCTGAAAGGTGATGGCGGTCTGCATGAGCGAGTTGACGGAGCCGCTGACCCAGGATGCGATGGCCAACCCGCTACACAGCCCTCCATGCATGATGACTGAGTATCGCAGGGGGTCACACACAGCCACATAGCGGTCATAGGCCATCACTGCCAGCAGAACAAACTCAATCCCACCCAAGCCCAGCGAGAAAAATAGCTGGGCTGCACAGCTCACAAGTGGGATTGCTTTATGTTCTGCAAGAAGATGCACCAACATCTGAGGGACGACGCTTGTGGCATAAGAGACATCAACAACTGAGAGGTTGGTGAGAAAGAAATACATGGGAGTGTGAAGTCGGCTGTCCAGTCCGATCAGAAGGACGATGAGGAAATTTCCCAGAACTGTCACCAGGTATGTGATGGAGAACAGGACAAAGAGAGAGACCTGAGTGTCCCAGTCACTGGACAAGCCAAGGAGAATAAACTCTCTCACCCACGTCTGGTTATCTGttcccattaaaaaatgtgaGGATTATTAATCTGCAGAGAGTCAGAAATGACAAGCTGTTGAATCAAagaaccataaaaataatttgttatgaaTACTTACTGTTTACAACTGGCCAGCCTTAGCCACATGTTTTAGACCATTGATGGGCCATCGTCACAGGCTTTATCTtgatatatgcatacattatATCTCTTCTGCATCAGAGACAGACCAGCGCTTAATAGAACAGATGTGGCCTCAGGGAGACCCACTTAAAGCCTGGAGATAATGCAGTTCAACTTTAGGAGCTCTCTCTTTGCACCAACTTGCCTCAGATTTAAAGTGAGGAGTGCTGGATAGGTGACAATGGCAGGTAGAATggtaaacaatgaaaaaaacccAGTTGGAAAGTTACAAAAACTACCTTAACTATGTTAACGAGACCCACCTTGATGAAATGGGTGAAACCATTACAAAATGAAAG
It encodes:
- the OR2F1 gene encoding olfactory receptor 2F1 — its product is MGTDNQTWVREFILLGLSSDWDTQVSLFVLFSITYLVTVLGNFLIVLLIGLDSRLHTPMYFFLTNLSVVDVSYATSVVPQMLVHLLAEHKAIPLVSCAAQLFFSLGLGGIEFVLLAVMAYDRYVAVCDPLRYSVIMHGGLCSGLAIASWVSGSVNSLMQTAITFQLPMCTKFIDHISCELLAVVRLACVDTSSNEIAIMVSSIVLLMTPFCLVLLSYVQIIATILKIQSTEGRKKAFQTCASHLTVVVLCYGMAIVTYIQPRSGPSVLQEKLISLFYAILTPMLNPMIYSVRNKEVKGAWQKLLRKLSGFTSKLAI